The Nitrospiria bacterium genome includes a window with the following:
- a CDS encoding acyl-CoA reductase, with product MTGPFTFDGFFLPPPIKISNFSALSFGPVQVRLPVLTATTLSDVVNQLLAAQDRYLLGQPTAALVEIIDAAVARWLKPDDPARKIAERVLPNITGLSPAMVRVGLTRMLEGYRKDALYRVLRQELGDDRILDEFRPRIEDPTRLTRAVGPRVTSNILAGNIPGLGIADVISTLLTKSACLCKVSSHEPVSSVLFAQTLVQIEPRLANCLAMVAWSGGRPESQSLEEVAIGRSELVVATGSDEAVADVRLAAARHQTVSGRFIGHGHRVSLGLIGREALDDLKPVVQGAAVDVAMYDQQGCLSPHLFYVETGGNHFPRQFAKTLAEAMARLEKDLPRGTVDTPTSAQLHQIRSVAEIKQADGEEVIVFGSETGTLWSVIYEADPTFLLSPLYRTVRVKPIDDLAHVPPLLEPWRPYLQATGLMVSESRRLPLAEALGRAGINRVCPIGRMQEPPVGWPQDGKRFIADRLRWVDLEKT from the coding sequence TTCGGACCGGTTCAAGTCCGACTACCTGTTTTGACCGCCACCACTCTCTCGGACGTCGTTAATCAACTTCTGGCCGCCCAGGATCGGTATCTTTTGGGACAACCCACCGCGGCCCTTGTGGAGATCATTGACGCCGCCGTGGCCCGGTGGCTAAAACCGGACGACCCCGCGCGAAAAATCGCCGAGCGTGTCCTGCCGAATATTACCGGACTTTCTCCCGCCATGGTTCGGGTGGGCCTCACCCGAATGTTGGAGGGCTACCGCAAAGACGCGCTTTACAGGGTGCTCCGTCAGGAGCTGGGGGACGACCGTATTCTGGACGAGTTTAGGCCGAGAATAGAAGATCCGACCCGCCTGACCCGTGCCGTCGGACCCCGAGTCACATCGAATATCCTCGCCGGAAACATCCCCGGCCTCGGAATCGCCGACGTCATTTCAACCCTTCTCACAAAATCGGCCTGCCTCTGCAAGGTCTCTTCCCATGAACCGGTTTCGTCGGTCCTGTTCGCCCAGACGCTCGTTCAGATCGAGCCCCGTCTCGCGAATTGTCTTGCGATGGTTGCCTGGTCCGGAGGCCGTCCCGAATCCCAAAGCCTCGAAGAGGTGGCCATCGGCCGGAGCGAGCTGGTCGTGGCCACCGGAAGCGATGAAGCCGTCGCGGATGTTCGGCTCGCCGCGGCCCGGCATCAAACGGTTTCGGGCCGCTTCATCGGCCACGGGCATCGCGTGAGCCTGGGCCTGATCGGGCGCGAAGCCCTGGACGATCTCAAGCCGGTGGTCCAAGGCGCCGCCGTCGACGTCGCGATGTATGATCAGCAAGGGTGCCTTTCCCCGCACCTGTTTTATGTCGAAACCGGAGGCAACCATTTCCCGCGCCAGTTTGCCAAAACGCTGGCCGAAGCGATGGCCCGGCTGGAAAAGGATCTGCCGCGGGGAACGGTCGACACCCCGACATCCGCACAGCTTCATCAGATCCGGAGCGTGGCCGAGATCAAACAGGCCGACGGGGAGGAGGTGATCGTCTTTGGAAGCGAGACCGGAACGCTCTGGAGCGTCATCTACGAGGCCGATCCGACCTTCCTTCTCTCCCCTCTCTATCGAACCGTCCGGGTCAAACCGATCGATGACCTGGCGCATGTCCCTCCTCTTCTGGAGCCCTGGCGGCCGTATCTGCAGGCGACCGGGCTGATGGTTTCCGAATCCCGCCGTCTCCCCCTGGCCGAGGCCCTGGGACGCGCCGGCATCAACCGGGTCTGCCCGATCGGCCGAATGCAGGAACCCCCGGTTGGATGGCCGCAGGACGGAAAGCGCTTCATCGCGGACCGCCTGCGGTGGGTCGATCTTGAAAAGACGTAA